The genomic stretch AAGCAAACGAGACATTTTCGATAGTCTCTTGGATGAGCTCCTCACGGAGCTGCGCCGGTGCATTAAGCCGATTGATCTTGGTCCGGGAGCGCCTGATCCATTTGATCAGCTCAAAGCTAATATCCGCCGGGTGATCGAGCTGGTCCGTCGCGATCCACAACTGATTCAGATTTTGCTGCATCACGCTGCCGGCTTGGATCAAAAATCAGCCGAGATCGTGCGAAACTTTTATGCCAAGGTGTTGGAGTTGATCGAGCGATCATTACAACAGGGGATTCGGCTGGGATTAGTGCGACCCTGTGATACCCGGATTGTGGCCTCTTGCATTCTAGGAACAATTAAGGAAGTGGCTGACGATTTGACTTCGCAGACGTGGGACGTCAGCTCACATGAGCGGTTGGTTGAGGAGATCATTGATTTTGGTCTACGCGGTGTGCTGGCTCGACCGTTGAGCCAATAATTTTTTTGTTCAGTCACTAGACTGACATGTCAGTCTAGTTGGGTAAATGCTTGGCTCCGGCTTGGCCGGAGAACTTGAGAAGGGAGGAACTATGGTGGAAACGATGGAAGCCATCCGACACTACACAGCCTATCGAACTCGGCCGCTGACGGATGAACAACGGCGGACGATTACCATTCTTTTTGGAGGCCTCACGTGGAAACACGAACGGCTCATTCAAGGCGTGCTCCACAATTTGAACTACAATGCCGAGCCGCTTCCCAACATCACGCGCGAGGATTTGGATGCCGGTAAGGAGTTGATTGACGTGGGGGCCTGTTGTCCAACGATCTTCACGACAGGCAACTTGGTGACCTATCTGAAAAAGAAAGCGCAGGTAGAGGGCCGAGACTACGTGGCCAATAATTACGCCTTTGTAACGGCTGGGGCCTGCGGTCCATGTCGGTTCGGGCAATATCATGAATCCTACACAATGGCGCTCAATGGCCTGGGACTGCAAGATTTTCGCCTGTTCCTTCTTTCTCAGAACAAACTCGACCAGGGAGATAACGGCGGTGGGTTGAATTTCTCACTGCCCTTTTCGATGGGCGTGGTCTGGGCCATTCTCTGCGCCGACATCCTGACCGACATGGAATACCTGACACGGCCGTATGAGGTCATTCCTGGCCAAACCGACCAGGTCATGCAGGAGAGCATCGAGTATCTTTATGAGGTCTTTCGTAACCGACCGATTCGCGGCAAAAAATGGGGCAATTTAGCCTGGCATTTGACTACTTCGTATTTCACGGAGGCGCTAAAAGAGGTCAAGAAGAAATGGGATGCCGTTGAAGTAGACCGCTTGCAGGTCAAAGCAAAGGTGAAGATCACCGGCGAATTTTGGCTGCAAACGCACGAAGGCGACGGCAACTACAACATCAAACGGTGGCTCGAACACGAAGGCGCTGAAGTGATTCCACCGCCGGTCGCCGTCTGGTTAGATTATCTGCTGCACTCGAAATTGTTCGACTTAGAAAATCGCAAAGAGTTTGAAAAGCGTCCAGGCGTGAAGATGGCGCTGATTAAGGCTCTGGCGCGACTGTATCGCCGAACCTATGACGGATTGCGCAAGGCGCTGAACTTTGTGCCGTATGCGCTGCCGGACCAATTTGAGCTGCGTCAGCTCGCCGACCCTTACTACCATTACCGGTTACGTGGCGGTGAAGGTCACATGTTGGTGGGCAAGGCGCTCTATGCCTATCGTCACAAACGAGCGCACATGATCTGCGAATTGTCACCCTACTCCTGCATGCCGAACACGATGTCCATTGGAGCGATGGCCAAAGTGCTCGGCCAATATCCTGATCTGCTGTATGCGCCGATTGAAGTCAAAGGCGACGCAGAGGTGCATGCACTCTCTCGTTGCCAGATGATCTTGACGGAAGCGAAGCAGCGGGCGCAGATGGAATTTGACGAGGTGCTCGACCGGAATAAGCTGACCGTGGAGAAGCTGCGCGACCTTGAAGCCAAGCAACCGGCGCTCAGACGCGCCACGTTCCGGGTTCCACACTACGGGTATGCGGGCACGGCCGTCAACTATGCGCTCTATCTGGCCACGCGGTAGCGCGAGCGAACGCGCCTTGCGTGGGCGCGCATGACATAGATGGACATGAACAGAACAGGAGTCTCTCCCATCTCAGGAGGTACTATGATTTGCGGCATTGATGTTGGCAGCACCACATGCAAATACGTGCTGGCATCGTCTGAGGGTGAAATCATTGATCAAGCGTATGAGCGGCACAACACCAAACAGGTGGAAAAGGTGTTGGAGTTTTTGACGCGATTGGAGCAGCAGCACGGCCTCACGCCGGAGCGAGATCGAGTCTTCTTCACGGGTTCCGGCTCAGGATTGATTGCCAAGCTGGTCGGCGGCAAAGTTGTTCAGGAAGTGGTCGCCGTGGCCGCCGCTGTCGAGAAGCTCCATCCTGATGTGCAGTTTGTCAGCGAGATCGGCGGCGAAGATATGAAGACGATCTTCTTCACCGGCTCGAACGGGACGAAGAATAAGCAAGTGCTTATGCAAAGCGCATGCTCAGGCGGCACGGGAACGTTCATTGAGAAGACGGCGCGCAAGCTCCAGATTCCACCGGAGCAGCTCTCGCAGATGACATACGAAGGGCGCACGCTGCACAAAATCAGCAGCAAGTGCGGCATCTTCGCTGAAGCCGACGCCAACACGTTGTTGAAAGCGGGCGTCTCCATTGAAGAGATCATTGCGTCGTTGTTTGAGGCTGTGGTTTATCAAAACCTGGCGACCTTAACCAAGGGCAACACGCCGTTGCCGGAAGTCTTGCTGCTGGGTGGACCGAATCTTTTCTTCCGTGGCTTACAGGAAGCATGGCGGCATCACCTCAGCAAACTCTGGCAAGAGAGAAAAGTGGCGCTGCCTGCCGGCAAGGACCCGGCCGAGTTGATCCAAGTTCCTACCAATGCGCTCTACTACGCTGCGCTCGGCTGCATCGAAGCAGGACGCGGAGAGCCGGAGCGCGTCGGTCGTTATGCCGGCACTGAGCGATTGAAATGGTGGATCGAAGAGGGTCAACACGAAGAGAAGCAGAAGGAAGGGAAACGCGGATTGTGGCGTGAGCCGGAGGAATTGCACGCCTTCAAAGCGATCTATGGCCGTCCCAATGGTCGGACACACTCTGAGCCGGCGGTCAACGTAGAGTTGACTCAGGTCGTCGTCGGGTGTGACTTCGGTTCAACCACGGCTAAGGCCGTCTGTCTCTCGCCGCAGAAGGAACTGGTCTTTTCCTGCTACGCGCTCAGCAAGGGAAATCCGATCGAAGACGCTCGGGCGCTCTTCCGGCAAATTCGACAGGCGCTTGGCAGCAGCGGTCAGATTCTTTCGCTCGGCATCACCGGATACGGCAAAGACCTGCTCAAAGGCATTGTCGGCGCCGATTGCGCCGTGGTCGAAACGGTGGCGCATGCGACTGCCGGACTGCACTTCTTCCCTGACGCCGATTGTATTTGCGACGTCGGCGGCGTGGATGTCAAGATCATGATTCTGAATAACGGCACTGTCGCCGATTTCCGCCTGAACTCGCAGTGTTCATCTGGCAACGGCGCATTTCTTCAAGGTGTGGCTGAGCGGTTCAATATCGAACTCGGCGAGATTGCCGACCGCGCGTTCGCGGCGCAAGCCATCCCGCAGTTGTCAATGGGCTGCGGCGTCTTCCTCCAGAGCGACATCGTCAATCAGCAGCGCAAAGGCTGGCAGGCAGAAGAAATTCTGGCTGGCTTGTGCGCCATTCTGCCGCTCAATGTGTGGATTTATGCCGGCGGGTTGAACAACCTGTCACAGATCGGCAAGAAATTCATCTTGCAAGGCGGCAGTCATAAGAATTTGGCTGTGGTCAAAGCCCAGGTGGATTTCATCAAGTCGAAGATTCCGGATGCTGAGGTAGTGGTGCACCCGTATTCGGGCGAAGCCGGCGCGATTGGCGCGGCACTGGTGGCGCTCGATTGGTGGCAGCGCGGCGGGCAGACCGGTTTCCGCGGGTTTCAGGTTATCGAGGAGTTGAGCTACGAGACCACAACCTCGCTCGACACGGTCTGCAAATGGTGTCCCGTCTCTTGCCAGCGTACCTTCATTGATGTTCGGCTTCCCGGCGGCAAAGGCCGACCCTGGAGCAAAGTGCCGCTAGCCGAAGGATGGGAACGCGTGATCGTCAATAACTCTTGTCCCAAAGGACTGGTGGAAGATGCCAACGAAATGCGGGTGATTAAAGCCGAGATGGAGAAGACTAAACATGCCTTTCCCAACATTGCGGACATGGTTCGGGCCCAAGCCTTCCACCGCTTTGCCGGCTAAGACGAAGGATCGTTCAGGTCTTCGCGTCGGCATTCCCAAGGTCCTGAACATCTGGAGCACGCATCAATTCTGGATCGGATTTTTGAAGGCGTTGGGCATTCCTGGCGAGAATATCGTCTTCAGCTCCGATACCTCGGAAGAGCAATTCCGCGAATTTGGCAAAGGCCGCGGCACGGTGGATTGCTGCTATCCGGTCAAGTGCATGAGCGGGCACTACGGTGAATTGATCTTCGGTCAAAAGAAGAAAATCAACGTGCTCCTGAGTCCGATGATCTACACATTGCCGTCGTTTCTTCGTGGGCATGTGCTCGACACGGCTACTTGCACCCGCGTCATGGCAGGACCGGAAAACATCCGCGCCGGCTTTCAAAAAGAGCGGGACGTCTTCGCTGAAAACGACATCATCTATGCCTCTCCGTTCGTGAGCATGGGCGATCCGCAGATGGTGCCCAAAGAGCTGTATGAATCGCTCAAAGATGTATTCGATCTCGACTTCGAGGAAACACGCCGAGCTGTGGAAGCCGGATATGAGGCGCTAGAAAATTTCAATCGTCGAATGCGCGCCAAAAGCCGAGAAATTCTCACCTGGTGCGCGCGCAACCAGAAGCCCTGCATCTTGATCTTAGCGCGTCCTTATCACATGGACCCTGGCATTGGCCATGAGATTGAAGTGAACCTGCAAACACATGGCTACCCGATTCTGTGGATGCAGTACTTCCCGATTGATGATGACCTGATGAACTGGTTATTCGGTCCCGACCTCCGCGCTGGTCGCATCCGCAGTCCCTTTGATATTTCCGATGTGTGGGATTCTTCCTACAGCAGCAACACAAACGAAATCCTATGGGGCGCCAAAGTCGCCGCTCGATGTCCGTGGATCACGTGCGTGATTCGGTTCTCCAGCTATGAGTGCGGCATGGATCAGCCGACCTACACGCCGACTCAGAAGATTGTCGAGGCGTCCCGCACGCTCTTCTTCAAGTTCGGCGATCTGGACGCTACCAAGCCCGCCGGCAGCGTCAACATTCGTGTGGAAACCATCGTCCATTACGTTGAGAAGTATTCTCAGGAGATCATTCAAAGAAAGTTGGCCTGGCTGCCCGAGCCATGTCCATTGTTGTGATACAGCGTCTACCAAGTTGCCTGAGCAAGGTGACAATCGCCTTGCCGCCGTCGGTGAGCGCGTTTGGGCTGGCTTGTGCCAGGCTCTCTGCCAGACGCCAATAGAGGATTCAAACACATTGTCTGTCATCAGACCGTCGCTATGGCAGGTGCTCCAGTAGCGCGTCAATCTCTTCAGACGTGTTGTAAAAGTGCGGCGAGATGCGCAACCGCCCAAGCCGCTGAACCACGACAATGCGATGGGCAAGCAACCGGCGATGCAGCTCGACCGCCGGAACCTGCTCGTGCATGCAACAGACAATCGCCGAAGCCTCGCCCGGTCGCCGCGAACTGATGACGCGATAGCCTTTCTCCCGTAAGCCTGCAACCAAATAATCGGTCAGATTCAATAGATGCTGCTCGATGCGATCTATGCCCACTTCCAGAAACAGATCAAGCGATGCGCCCAATGCATGGATGCCCATTGAGTTCAATGAACCAGGCTCATAACGCAGCGCGCCGTCGCGGTAATTCAACTCATAATCGAGCAGCTTGTCGAAGCTATTTTTGACCGACGTCCAACCAACAATTGTGGGTTGAATCAGCGGCATGATTCGCTCGGAGATGTACATGATGGTGATGCCTTCCGGGCCAAGCAGGAACTTGTGCGCATCAGCCGCCAGCGCATCAATTGCGTCTCGCTCAACGTCCAGACGGAGCGCGCCAAGCCCCTGAATCGCGTCAACGACAAACAGAATACCGCGCTGCCGACAAAAGTGGCCGATGGTTGACAGGTCCATGCGAAAGCCGTTGATGAACTGAACGAAGCTGACGGTGACGACGCGCGTCCGCTCATCTACCAGCGACAGCAGCTCGTCCGTCTCGATGCGACCGTCGCGCTCCGGCGCCAGGCGCAGTTGCACGCCATACTGTTGCAGCCGCATCCAGGGATAGATGTTTGACGGAAATTCACAACCACAACTGACAACATTGTCGCCGACGCGCCAATCAATCCCGTTGGCAATGGCCGACAGTGCCGCCGATGTGTTCTGCATAAAAGCAATCTCTGACGGCTTCGCGTTGATCAATCGGGCTGCTTGCTGGCGCACGCGCTCAGCTTCTTGCATCCACGCCATCCACTTCAACCCAGCCTCCGTGGTGGCTTCCTGTAAGAACCGTTGTATCGCTTGGAGCGAGCGGACGGATAATGGGCCGACCGCCGCATGGTTCAAATAAACATAATGCTGTGTGATGGGGAATAGCGCGCGAAGAGCTTCGTTCATGAGCGACAACTCCAGCTCAACTGAAAGGCAGGCTCAATGTGACCCACCACCTCGCCTCGCCGATTTCTCACATCGCGACGGCGCCAATGCGTCAATTGCTCAAGTTCATCATTGGTCAGCACGCCGAGCTGTTTGAGCACTTCGCACACAACCATCGCGCGTACACGGCGATCGTCGCCATCTTCAATTTTGACCGACACGCCCAATCCAGTCGGATACTGCTGATTGGGCATCACGCCGACCGTGTAGACGCCTTCAGCGCCAACTTTGGCGATCAGTCGCCCGCGTGTTGCGTTCATTAAGTCAGAATCGAATCGCCCATGTGTTGAGCCGACCATTTCGGGGAACTCCATCATGGCTGTGGTCACGCGCGCACACGCTTGACGCAAAGGGAGTTCCAACCGGTCTTCGTTCGGATTGACAAGGTGAGCATACAACAGCGCCATCCGGTAGAGCGAAAGAGCGAACGTCGGCACGCCGCATCCGTCAACGCCAATGGCAATGTCACCTGTGCTCATGTCAGCGAATCTGGCCAGTAAGCTCAGGATATGCTGTTGCAACGGGTGATCCGGTTGATCGTAGCTGGCCAGGTCATAGCCTAGGAATTTGCATACGACGAGCATGCCGGTGTGTTTACCCGAACAGTTATTGTGAAGAACCGTCGCGCCATGAGGCCCGAGTTCATTGGCTTTTGCTTTGTCATACGGAGGGTGAACGCCGCATTTGAGCATATCAGCGCGCAAGCCGGCGCGCGCCAGCAAGCCGGCAACAGCATCCGTGTGAATGTCCAATCCGTTATGTGAGGCGATAATGATGGCCAGCTCGCGGTTAGTGATCTGGAAATGCTCGGCAGCGCCGCTGGTCAACACAGGGATGGCTTGAAATGGTTTGGCCGATGAACGCAGAAATGTGACGAACCCGGTGTCGCCAAGATGAGCAATCTGCTCGCCTCGATTGTTGACGACGGCGATCATGCCGCGATGCCGCGACTCGACCGTGTCTGCTCGCGTCACTTCGACCAAGATGGGCGCTTGTTCCATAGCGCGGATACAGTATCAAAGATTGACCGCATCGGCAACTGGAAGCGATGTTCCATTGAGCCGCTGAGCGCGACGCAGCGCTAAAGACGGCTCTTCATGGGAGCCTACGCCAGCCAAAGCGCTGGTCGGCTGTGATTGAATGGCGCGGGCCTTGCCAATCAATCTTTAGCGAACAGGCGAAACGTGACGCCGACCGTCACCGTGATGGGATAGCCCGGCGTCGCGTGAATCCGCGCGATGACCGGATCGCCAGGTCGCAGTCGGGATTCAAAATAGTTTTGCGTTTCGTAGTAGCGCTTGTTGGTGAGATTATCAATGGACATGTTCAACTCGATCCAGCGGCGCACTCGTTTGGCCAGGCTCCAATCCAGAACCGTGAGACCTGATGCGCGAATCGTAGGGTCTTCGCCATCCAGACGGTAGCTGTTGATATAGCGAAATCGTAACGAGCTGGTGAACCCGCGCCAATCGGTCAACGTCAATCCAGCATTGGACACGACGTGTGGCGCGCGATCAACGTAAACGCGCGGCGTTGTGCCGCGGAAAAAGGCATTACCAACCTTGGTCAGGCCGCCGTTGAAACTCAGGTGGCGCAGCAATTGCACCGATGTCCTTGCTTCAAAGCCGTAGGCTCGGCTCGGGCCCTGAAATTCGATGCTGCCATCGTCGGGGATGTAAACTTGCTCGTTGGAGCGATCAATCCAGAATAGATGACTGCTGAGCGAAAGCCGCCGCCAACTGTATGCCGTGCCGAGTTGATAAAAATCGGTCGTCGAAATGCGTGGATTGTCAGGTCGCTGTACAACGCCGCGAGCATCCTGACTGGTGATGCCACGCCCGTAGTTGAAGTAGAGTGTCATCGGAATGCGGTCTGTCGGTACCACGGCCAGGCCCGCCTTGGGTTGAAAGCGCGATGCCCCTTGTGTGCCGGACAAATTCGGCATGATTTTGTCATCCACGTCGAAGCGAAAATAGTCAAATCGCAAGCCGCCTTCCAGGTGCACATGACCGCGCCATAGGTCTATGCCCTGCTGCACGTACCAAGCGCCATTGGTGACATGAGCGTTGGCTTTGGTGGCCGTGGCAATTGGATTACGCTTGACCGTGTTGTATAGCCCGACGTTGATTTGATTGTCATGAAAGTTAGCACCGAGTGTCAGTAAAGCCTGATGCTGGCCGAGCGTGTACGGCTTCAGGTACTGCGCGTTGACGCCTTGTTGTAAGCGCGAATCGTGCTGCTGAAATTCGTCGCCGTTTTCTTCATCGTTGAGGAAGAACGTGAAATCAGAGAACAGATCGAACAAAGAGCGCGCTACAAATCCATCCAGTTTCAATGAATCGCCCGAAGCCCACTCCTTGCGATAGTACATGCCAGCCATGCCGCTACGCACACGCCCACCGTTGAACGGATTGAGAAAGCCAAAGCGGTCGAGGCGTCCGGCGTCCACTTCGTCCAACGGAATTTGCCCTGACGAGAAAAAGTCATTGCGACTCAGATTCATCTTGAAGCCGATGGCTTCACCGGCGCGCCGTTGCCAGGTGTAATTGCCGGTCAAGTTGTCTCGCTTGTAACGCAACGGATTGAGAAACGGACCGTCCGTGCGCGAGGCTTCGTAGGCGATGAATGAGCGAGCCGATTTCAACGCCGGACTGTAGGCCAGAAAGCTCCGGAAGCTATCAAAGCGACCGCCTTGGACACGCCAGGTCAGTTGATCAGGCAACTGCTCACGTAACCGGATGTGAACCACGCCAAGACCAGAAAAGTCGCCATACTCGGCGCTGAACGGACCGTTGACGATATTGACTTCTTCAACCAATTCCGGCGTGAGCGATTTCAACTGACCCAGGTAGCCTTGTCCGTGACCTTGCGTCCCCTGGTTTTGTTGCACGTTGTCAATCAGCACCTTCAGCCCACCATTGACCCCGCCATGATCGGTGTTGAATCCAAACCGGCGAATCTCCAGCGACTTGCCCCCTCCTTCGTGTTGACCAGCGTTGATGCCGGCGTCCAGCGTGAAGAAGATTTGATCATCGCGCGAAAACAGCGTGTCACGATACACTGCTTCGTTGCGCCGTTCAATCCGAGGCTCCAGCGCCGACGCTTGAATGACAATGCTGTCGTGAATCGGCGGAATAATGTAGGTGATTTCGATTCTCAGATTGTCGGCAGCTTCGCCTGCGCCGATTTCTCGTTGTTGCGGCTTGATGTGTTTGCCTTCAACCCTGATGATGAGCGGTTCGTTCGGAGCCGGTAACGCAAAACTGCCGTCAGCGCCGCTGGTCGTACTTCGTTCGGCTGACGCTGAACGAACGATAATCCTGGCTCCAACGACGGCTTCGTTTCTGGATGTGACAACTACGCCGGCGACGGTGCGCTCGGTCTGGGCTAGCGCCGTGCCGCCACCGCAGACCAGCAACAGTAACGAGGGAATCAACCTCAATCGAAAACGCTTCATGCCATGACCTCACTCGCAAATAGAATTTTCCATGGCGTGCGTTCGCACATGAACCATTTCTTCAAACCATTTTCATGCTTCCAAAAATATCGCTTTCTTGCTTCTGTGCGTCAGCATACAGCCATTTATCACGCAAAGGGTGGCCGGCCATTATACTGGCCAGGAACAGGCGTCACAACGATTACCTTATTTCAAACGTCAACGTTGCCCACTTCGACTCATAGTTGATTGGCTGACCGGTCAGTGAGACCATGTGAATGAATTTGACGTACCACCGACCGGCAATCTTCAACGGAAAGCGTACAAGTCCCTGCTCGTCGGTTCGCCCTGAGAGTGAGCCGGTTTGTCCATCAGGCGTTTCCCAGCCAGCTATGACAAACTGCCGAGGAATCGGTTTGCCATCTTTGGTGCACAGAAACGACATCGTTTGACCGACCCTCGCGGTATAAGGATTTTGCTGCGGAATGATCTCCACCGCGTACCCCAATGGCTGCTTGAAACTCTTAGTGCGGCGCTCGCCCACTTGAAAGATCGCCTTGGCATGTTTGGAGTATAACTCATGGGCATCCTCGCCGAGGCGATTTTGCTTCTGTCGTTCAACGAGCATATCGGGGATACCATCGTGCTCCAGATATTCGTTGAATTCTTCCGCTTTCAGATGAATCTCTTTGGGGTACAGCGCGACACCGACGACATACGTGCCCGGCGCTGCCGTCCGCAATTCTAGTCGTGACATGTTGTCTTCATCCCGCCACGCCGTCAGCGGCAGGTGGATACGCTTGCCCTGACCCGTGATCAGACTAACGTCGCGCATGCGCTCTCGCGCGATGGGATTTTCACTTTGTTGAAAAGTGCCGGTCAGCAGGTTCACCGTGACTAACGAATCAGGCGATAGGAAATAGGAATCAAATTTGAGGAATGTATCATGAGCGCCGACAGACGCCGCCAAACTGACCACCAGAACGCCTACTATGATCCCCAATCGCTTCATTGTTGTGGCCAGGAAAATAATCAATCTCGTGACAATAGGCAAGAGATCATGCGGGGGTGAGAAAAAGACGGACACGACACTGCTTCATCAGAGAATCGTGTCCGCCTCGCAGGGGAACTATGGTCGGAGAACCGCCGCCATCGCTTGGATTGGACCTGAGGCGCCGATCCGACCAATGGCGGTGGCTTGACCGGTTGTCAGATTGACCGAAAACAACGTGCTGACAGTCTCACCCGGAAGCACGGCGCTCAGGTAGGCTGCATTGTCCGCGCCCACGATGTCGAAGCTTGTCTGCGCATTGACATCAATGCCAAGCGAGCCGACAACATTGAGCACACCATCATTGGGTGGATTCTGAATGACTAACGCGTCGCGCAGCGAATCAATGTTGTAGAGCGTTGTGCCGGGCATCTGTCGCGGCGATGGCCCGAAGTTGTTGGTGTAGGCCGAAGCCACAATGTGAACCTTACCCCCAGCCACGTAATTCAAGCGGCCATCTATGGCCACCAAAGCACCGTTGTTGGGATTAAGCCGCAGATTCGCGTCATTATCCGTGGTCATGCGAATTCGGTCAGGCAATGGATTGAAGTCAAATCCGAAGGAGTCTCCATCCAACGGCGTGCTGCTCGGGCTGCCCACGGGAGTCGCGCGGCCGTCTTCGGTTGAGATGACGTAAATCGTTGGTATCGCGCCATCCGTGATGCCGTATAGCTTGCCATCGGCGGGACGAAAATCAATGCCAACAAAGGGCAGCGTCGGGCCGACCATGACAACCTCACCGGGGTTGCCGGAACTAAAGCGAATGAGGTTGTTGTTACTGTCAATGGCGTACAACGTATCGCTGCCACTGGTGGCTTTGCTGATAAGAGGCGTCAAGCAGATCACGCTCAGTACCAACGCCAGAAGTGCCTTCCGGGTGCACAAGAGTAATCCTCTAGTGTTGTTCATAGCCTTTCCTCCTAGATGGTATTGTCATGCTTTCGCCCAGCCTCGTATCTACGCAGT from Blastocatellia bacterium encodes the following:
- a CDS encoding TetR/AcrR family transcriptional regulator, which encodes MVNQDELRTERRKQIQFFAKQVFSRKGFHNTSVSDIIHEADIARGTFYLYFQSKRDIFDSLLDELLTELRRCIKPIDLGPGAPDPFDQLKANIRRVIELVRRDPQLIQILLHHAAGLDQKSAEIVRNFYAKVLELIERSLQQGIRLGLVRPCDTRIVASCILGTIKEVADDLTSQTWDVSSHERLVEEIIDFGLRGVLARPLSQ
- a CDS encoding acyl-CoA dehydratase activase — its product is MICGIDVGSTTCKYVLASSEGEIIDQAYERHNTKQVEKVLEFLTRLEQQHGLTPERDRVFFTGSGSGLIAKLVGGKVVQEVVAVAAAVEKLHPDVQFVSEIGGEDMKTIFFTGSNGTKNKQVLMQSACSGGTGTFIEKTARKLQIPPEQLSQMTYEGRTLHKISSKCGIFAEADANTLLKAGVSIEEIIASLFEAVVYQNLATLTKGNTPLPEVLLLGGPNLFFRGLQEAWRHHLSKLWQERKVALPAGKDPAELIQVPTNALYYAALGCIEAGRGEPERVGRYAGTERLKWWIEEGQHEEKQKEGKRGLWREPEELHAFKAIYGRPNGRTHSEPAVNVELTQVVVGCDFGSTTAKAVCLSPQKELVFSCYALSKGNPIEDARALFRQIRQALGSSGQILSLGITGYGKDLLKGIVGADCAVVETVAHATAGLHFFPDADCICDVGGVDVKIMILNNGTVADFRLNSQCSSGNGAFLQGVAERFNIELGEIADRAFAAQAIPQLSMGCGVFLQSDIVNQQRKGWQAEEILAGLCAILPLNVWIYAGGLNNLSQIGKKFILQGGSHKNLAVVKAQVDFIKSKIPDAEVVVHPYSGEAGAIGAALVALDWWQRGGQTGFRGFQVIEELSYETTTSLDTVCKWCPVSCQRTFIDVRLPGGKGRPWSKVPLAEGWERVIVNNSCPKGLVEDANEMRVIKAEMEKTKHAFPNIADMVRAQAFHRFAG
- a CDS encoding acyl-CoA dehydratase activase-related protein, encoding MPFPTLRTWFGPKPSTALPAKTKDRSGLRVGIPKVLNIWSTHQFWIGFLKALGIPGENIVFSSDTSEEQFREFGKGRGTVDCCYPVKCMSGHYGELIFGQKKKINVLLSPMIYTLPSFLRGHVLDTATCTRVMAGPENIRAGFQKERDVFAENDIIYASPFVSMGDPQMVPKELYESLKDVFDLDFEETRRAVEAGYEALENFNRRMRAKSREILTWCARNQKPCILILARPYHMDPGIGHEIEVNLQTHGYPILWMQYFPIDDDLMNWLFGPDLRAGRIRSPFDISDVWDSSYSSNTNEILWGAKVAARCPWITCVIRFSSYECGMDQPTYTPTQKIVEASRTLFFKFGDLDATKPAGSVNIRVETIVHYVEKYSQEIIQRKLAWLPEPCPLL
- a CDS encoding aminotransferase class V-fold PLP-dependent enzyme, whose amino-acid sequence is MNEALRALFPITQHYVYLNHAAVGPLSVRSLQAIQRFLQEATTEAGLKWMAWMQEAERVRQQAARLINAKPSEIAFMQNTSAALSAIANGIDWRVGDNVVSCGCEFPSNIYPWMRLQQYGVQLRLAPERDGRIETDELLSLVDERTRVVTVSFVQFINGFRMDLSTIGHFCRQRGILFVVDAIQGLGALRLDVERDAIDALAADAHKFLLGPEGITIMYISERIMPLIQPTIVGWTSVKNSFDKLLDYELNYRDGALRYEPGSLNSMGIHALGASLDLFLEVGIDRIEQHLLNLTDYLVAGLREKGYRVISSRRPGEASAIVCCMHEQVPAVELHRRLLAHRIVVVQRLGRLRISPHFYNTSEEIDALLEHLP
- a CDS encoding asparaginase, with the protein product MEQAPILVEVTRADTVESRHRGMIAVVNNRGEQIAHLGDTGFVTFLRSSAKPFQAIPVLTSGAAEHFQITNRELAIIIASHNGLDIHTDAVAGLLARAGLRADMLKCGVHPPYDKAKANELGPHGATVLHNNCSGKHTGMLVVCKFLGYDLASYDQPDHPLQQHILSLLARFADMSTGDIAIGVDGCGVPTFALSLYRMALLYAHLVNPNEDRLELPLRQACARVTTAMMEFPEMVGSTHGRFDSDLMNATRGRLIAKVGAEGVYTVGVMPNQQYPTGLGVSVKIEDGDDRRVRAMVVCEVLKQLGVLTNDELEQLTHWRRRDVRNRRGEVVGHIEPAFQLSWSCRS
- a CDS encoding TonB-dependent receptor: MKRFRLRLIPSLLLLVCGGGTALAQTERTVAGVVVTSRNEAVVGARIIVRSASAERSTTSGADGSFALPAPNEPLIIRVEGKHIKPQQREIGAGEAADNLRIEITYIIPPIHDSIVIQASALEPRIERRNEAVYRDTLFSRDDQIFFTLDAGINAGQHEGGGKSLEIRRFGFNTDHGGVNGGLKVLIDNVQQNQGTQGHGQGYLGQLKSLTPELVEEVNIVNGPFSAEYGDFSGLGVVHIRLREQLPDQLTWRVQGGRFDSFRSFLAYSPALKSARSFIAYEASRTDGPFLNPLRYKRDNLTGNYTWQRRAGEAIGFKMNLSRNDFFSSGQIPLDEVDAGRLDRFGFLNPFNGGRVRSGMAGMYYRKEWASGDSLKLDGFVARSLFDLFSDFTFFLNDEENGDEFQQHDSRLQQGVNAQYLKPYTLGQHQALLTLGANFHDNQINVGLYNTVKRNPIATATKANAHVTNGAWYVQQGIDLWRGHVHLEGGLRFDYFRFDVDDKIMPNLSGTQGASRFQPKAGLAVVPTDRIPMTLYFNYGRGITSQDARGVVQRPDNPRISTTDFYQLGTAYSWRRLSLSSHLFWIDRSNEQVYIPDDGSIEFQGPSRAYGFEARTSVQLLRHLSFNGGLTKVGNAFFRGTTPRVYVDRAPHVVSNAGLTLTDWRGFTSSLRFRYINSYRLDGEDPTIRASGLTVLDWSLAKRVRRWIELNMSIDNLTNKRYYETQNYFESRLRPGDPVIARIHATPGYPITVTVGVTFRLFAKD
- a CDS encoding DUF4198 domain-containing protein, producing the protein MKRLGIIVGVLVVSLAASVGAHDTFLKFDSYFLSPDSLVTVNLLTGTFQQSENPIARERMRDVSLITGQGKRIHLPLTAWRDEDNMSRLELRTAAPGTYVVGVALYPKEIHLKAEEFNEYLEHDGIPDMLVERQKQNRLGEDAHELYSKHAKAIFQVGERRTKSFKQPLGYAVEIIPQQNPYTARVGQTMSFLCTKDGKPIPRQFVIAGWETPDGQTGSLSGRTDEQGLVRFPLKIAGRWYVKFIHMVSLTGQPINYESKWATLTFEIR
- a CDS encoding DUF4394 domain-containing protein is translated as MNNTRGLLLCTRKALLALVLSVICLTPLISKATSGSDTLYAIDSNNNLIRFSSGNPGEVVMVGPTLPFVGIDFRPADGKLYGITDGAIPTIYVISTEDGRATPVGSPSSTPLDGDSFGFDFNPLPDRIRMTTDNDANLRLNPNNGALVAIDGRLNYVAGGKVHIVASAYTNNFGPSPRQMPGTTLYNIDSLRDALVIQNPPNDGVLNVVGSLGIDVNAQTSFDIVGADNAAYLSAVLPGETVSTLFSVNLTTGQATAIGRIGASGPIQAMAAVLRP